The nucleotide window ttcaaaactagatcccatgttgataggttttgacgaacttttttttcacgaaaaaccCGGACAAAAAAACCGAACTAGGAGCACGAGTTTTctccctttccgaaagaggcacgcccgtgcctctcacgaaatcacaaccgtgcctctcgcggaaggaaaaaaaaagagaaaacgcgtttttttttcgttttcgaggAGGCACGGcggtgactctcgcgaaagcacaaccgtgcctcttgtggaagcaaaaccgcgactctcgtgaaaggaaaaaaaacagaaaatgtgTTCTTTTCCCtttctgagaggcacggccgtgactctcacgaaagcacaaccgtgcctctcgcggaagcaaaaccatgactctcgaaaaaaacagaaaacgtgtttattttttccctttccgagaggcacggccgtgactctcgcgaaagcacacccgtgcctctcacagaagcaaaaccatgactctcgcgaaagaaaaaaaacagaaaacgcgtttattttttccctttccgagaggcatggccgtgactcttgcgaaagcaaaaccgtgcctctcgcggaagcaaaaccgtgactctcgtgaaaaaAACAACGAGTTTTTTGGCGcaaaatttttttatttttcaataaattattttttattgaaaagctaaggaagaccggtggaaaaccaaaacgtcgaaaaaacCCAAAAAAATATTTAAAAAGTCAAAAATGCGTGCGGAAAAATTAAAAAACAAAATCCGGAAGAAGCGCCCAAAGCGCGACACGTGACAAATGGCTGAGAGCGCCAAGTGACGCTGATCGTTacgaggctcccgaaggagcgcttGTTAACTAGTTGCTCTCGTCATCTTCTCTGCatatcattatctttttcattgcAAAGATGCCTTTGAATCTGCAGAGCAGTGTTGCTTTGCAAGGACTGTCATCGTTGGATCGATCCGCCTATGGACACCTTATGATGGAAATCAAGAAGCTTCCGGGAGCAAGTGGGTTTATTCCGCAGAAAATTGAGTGTCACCAAAAATAAAGTTGCTTATAGCCCAACTAATATTGATGTACTGGAGGTAGCACTGCTTGTTGGTTGCGCCATGTTTCAAACAGTGTCCCTAACTTTGTATTAGCATACTGTAACACTATTACCGAGGAATAAAACCCACTATTTCCCTGGAAAAAATCAGGCCTTGTTTTTTTTATCTCGATATTTTCACAAAAATGGCTTGACCAAAGAAAAAACAAGTTGCCCCTTCACAGTAATATCTGGAATTGGTCCACTATCCTGGACGACGAATGCCCATGGCCCTTATTCACATTTCAACTATATATGGATACATGATGTCACCATTGAATTATTTTCTTCATATCAAACCTCCGGGTTCAGAATGATTCGAACTCTAGTCGACATGGGAGCTGAGCTCGTGATGGTTATGTCTATTGTCCTGCTTGATTGGCCCATGTATGTAGATGCCGTGCTTTCACCATCACTTACTTTACTCAGCACTGTAGGCTGCTTAGGCTCCATTGATAAGCTCATGCTTTCAAAGTTCAGCATGGTGGCAACATCTGTCATGGTGGGCCGATCTGCTGGATCTTCCTGGGCACAAAGGAGTGCCATCTGAGCACAACGTGTTATCTCGGCGATTTCATATCCGTTCCCTAGAGACGGATCAACAAGCTCATGCAATCTTTGGTCCTTGCACATATGCCAGGCCTGAAATAGTTTTCCAATAAACTTGGCATGAGAGAACAGCAGTAATTTATAAAAAAAGGTATGGTTGAGAGATAACATTCAATGTATAACTATGATAAGTCTATATTTGTTCAGTTCACTCACGTAGCGTACAAGGTCACCAACAGTATCCCCTTGTTTCTCGAGTATGGTATTCTTCCGTCCGCTTATGATTGCCAGAACCAAGACGCCAAAGCTGAACACATCCGTCTTCACTGAGTAAACTCCTCGAGATGCATACTCCGGAGCTTTGTAACCACTGAAAAGTGCAAACAAAAGGGATCAAAACTGCAATGGTGGAATCTGTAACGAATTGTTTGAGCTCATACCAAGTGCCCACAACCATGTTTGTATGTTCTTCTGCTACATCTGAACTCAGTGCTCTAGCTGATCCAAAATCAGCAATCCTTGGGTTCATGTTATAATCCAAGAGGATATTATTTGGTTTCAAGTCCCTATTGACAATCCATAACATGGAGCCTTTGTGCATGTAAACAAGCCCCTCTATTAACCCTTTGATTATCTTGAGTCGCTTAGACCAGTCTAGCAATGGCCCTTTTGTTCTGTCTGCAAAATGTTGAAATAAAGATTATCTTTTAGACAAAACTAATTGCAATTTATATTCGTATGTAAACCAAACTAGAATAGTTATAAGTTGATTATGATGCTGAATGAGAGCTATCGTAGCATTGCATGTAACTGTGAATGTTTTGAATCTACCCACATATACTTAAAATAAAATGAAGCGTGCTTGAAAAAAATAACTGTGATGTCTGATCATAATGAAAACATACCGTATATGTGACGGTCCAAGGAACCATTGTGCATGAACTCATAGACTAGAATCCTTTCTTTCTCATGAATGCACCACCCAAGTAACCTAATCAGATTGGTATGTTGAAGCTTTGCAAGCTGCAATTCACTGCCGAGTGTTGCGTACTCATGAGCTCTCTTGATGGCAACCGTAACTCCATCGGACAACTCACACTGCAACGGTTCCTGACGGAGTTTAGATAACATTCTCCCAAAAGAAATCAGTGCTTTATTGGGGAGAAAAGAAGACGGAAATCCTGATTTTCTAATGGAGCTTCCATGTGGCCGAGTGGAATCTGGCCTCCATTAGCACATCAGGATCCATGCCTACTTTTGCCCGTATAACTCATTAACCCACACAACTCTTCAATACTTGCAGACGGAAGTATAGAAATACTAAGTGAGCTTTTGTCGGCCTGTGTTCGTCGAAGTGAGAGAGTGCAGAGAGAAGGACAATTGCACGCCTCCATATTCTCTCTCCCCATACAAAAGGCATGCATTTTATTTCATTGTGATTTTTTTGGATGATTGGTATCTCCCTAACCAAAAGTCAATCGGATTTCACATATTTTTTTATATTTGAATTCCTAGCGACAAAACCTTAAAAAATATCAATCTTGGATACAATTTGACTAGTTTAGATTTCAATTTTTAACCATATTTCAAGTTCAGTTATTCCGGTTGTTTAATTTCACTTATTTCATACTAATTTCACACACGTCACTTATTTCAATCCGAGTAATCTCAGTTACAACATTTATTTTACTAACTTCATCATGTATTTCAGTTCTATTGTTTCATATATTTCATTTATACTAATGATATATGGTCAAAAATAGTTTTGTAACAATTTCAAATTTAGACTTAATCCAGTTGTGCAATTTCTAGTTTCTATTTCATACATGTTTCGGTTTTGTCACTAAATTTTAAATCTATTTGAAACATCTCAAATAGATTTCAATTATTTTAGCAAAATTAATAAGCCTGAAAATGAGTGAAATAACTTCAAAATCATAAATAAGCACTGACATTTTAGTGAAATAACTGAAATTCAGGTGAAGTGTTTCTGAATTTGATTTGAAATTTGATCAAAATATTTTGTCAACTTTCATTTGTTTCAGCTTTCAAATTTAATAGTTGAAATATGAAATATGATTGGCATAATTTAAATTGATTTGAAATATGTTTGAAATAATTTGTCAGCATTCAAATGATAAATGATCACACGAATTTGAATTATTACCTATTTTTGAATCAACATCAGAAAAGATTtaacacatattttagttgattgAATCGATCAAATTTAAATTTGTTTAAAATGTATCCAAGATTAGTCTTGTTCTACAGGTCTTGTCACCGGGATTGAGATATAAAAAAATCAAAAACGGAAAGTTAAAAGATATCAATCATCTAAATTAAAAGGAAATAAAATGCATGGATTTTGTTTGGGGAGAGAGGCGAGAGAATCGGATAGGTATGCATGCAAATGTCCTTCCCTCTGAGCATGATCCAACACTAATACCGGTACATAGAAAACAATCAGACCAAGGAATCTAATACCAAAGTATACAGGTTGCTATTCAACGATGCATGTTGTGCTGGAAAAAACCGGACTAGTCAATCCCACTCCGCGACATAGCAGAGCCGTTAGGAATGCTTTTCGGAGGAAGACACACATTCACTTTCTTAGTTTATTTCTACGTTCGCATATATTTACCTTGTAAACCGTGGCAAATCCACCCCGTCCAATTATTGCCTTTTCTGAGAAATTTCCTGTACCATCCATGATCTGAAAGAAGTTGAACTTTGAGAATCCCATGCAAGTCGCTTCTATATGGGCACAAAGCTCCATAAGTTCTTCAACGTTGGAGATTTTCTGCTCTTGCAGGTCCACTTTGCCTGACTCGTGGATAAGCTATCCTTGTCAGTTGTCACCAACTGGGATCGCAAAGAAACATGGACATGGCCAAGAGAATGCAAAATGTAAAGAGCACACTCCAATTTGTCTATAGCATAGATCATCAACTCATCCTAAGTAGGGACTTCCATCTTACAAAAAAAAATGGAGATTGTAATGCAAGTCATGCAATATGCCGATCAAGTTTCTGCCACTCACATCGCATTTTTCATGTGGTAACTACTTGAGTGAACATGTGCTAAAACCGATTTTTTTAGACAATGAATTCCTCAACTATAGAATTGTATGTTCAGTAGTTTGAAGTTCGAAGTTCATAGTCTATCCGAAGCATATGTTGCTTCCACTAACTAGTTCTTTTCCATGAGATGTGTTTATTAACTAAAGTTTGGCCACGGTAGATTCTATGCAGTGACACAATGTCTGCTCATGATAAAGTATGCACATATGACAAAAAATAATATCAAAATCATCCATATGGACATTTTAATTCTCTCTGTTGTAATATGCCCAAGAGCATGAGCAGCAGGGTATAACAACTGTCAACCGCACACAGACGTAATAAAGCTATTCTGAAATACTTGAAGAAAATAAGGCTGTCATGAAACTTCAGTCTATTACTTCCCATATCCGAGTCCATGATTAACCGCATTAGGAAATTCATAGAAGTAACTACTTACCTACAAATGGCTGTTCTTGAACATTGCGAAGTTCTGTAGCTCCTTGAACGCGTATTTTGGTGAACTCCAAATCTCTTGCTGGAAATCTAAACGTAGGTAAATCTCATCACTACTATATCTATATACCACCCACCAATGGCTTCACCACAGTCCTAAAAAGTGGCAAAATTCATACATTTGAGGCTATAACTGACAAACTTATGACATGGTTACATAATTTGAGCTTCATGCCCATTAAatttaaaaagaaaaaaatacGCTTATTGACAAAGATAATAGAAATTTGCCAAGACACTGTATATTTTAAGACAAGCAAATTAACTCATCGACTAATGCACATCTTACATTACAGACATAAATCTACAGATATGTTGCAAGTATGTAACATGTACTGTAACTCCCAAATATAACTGCTTCTATGATCTAAAGCAAGCGGTAGCCACTAGTCAACCAAATATAATCAACAATCATCTGGTTGTCCCTTGTCACTTTTTCAGCATACCAAGTGGTTAACCTTCTTTTTTTGGCCGGGGAAGTGATTAACCTTCCATGTTGTTACTTGGTCAAAAGACACCACAAGACTTCAGATTAAACATCAATACATGATGAATAAATTCTCAGAGTAATAATAAACTACATAATGAAAAATTATCTGACCTGATGTGATGATTTGAACTATCTGTGACTACACTGAGCACCCCCTCCTCGACCTGCTAGACAAGGATAGCAAAGTGACAAATATTATTTATGTTCAATTGACCAGCATAGGCTGTATAATTCAGGTTAGGCATAGCCTTATTAAAGAGCAGAAACACCTTGTCAAATCAGAAATTGCTAAACTGAAATCGAATTGTTGAACTGATACTGCCAATTTGCAATCGGAGTCAGACGCAGTCATGCAAAGGATCACTTGAACAGATATGCTCAATCGAATTATAAACAAACTGCCCGAAAATCAGTGTTTTTCCTCAAATCACCAAATTTCAATACTACTAACCATGGCACGGCGAGTATTTGTCGAATTGTCGACGAGGGCGATGAGCGGGATGAGGCGGATGAACATGTCGATCTCGTGCTGCGCGGCGCAGAGCTCGTCGGCCATCCGTCCGCCCAGGAGCAGACGGCGGAGGTAGCCGCAGTCCTGGCACGCCGTAGCGAGCGCATAGCACCGCCGCAACGCGGCTCCGAGCTGCTCCAGCGGCCGCCTGGTGGCCTCCCGCCGCATCAGCTCGTCGAGCTCCAGCTCCCCGAGCAGGCCCCCGACGAGCTCGACGTGCTGCGCGAGCCGCACGCAGGCGTCCCGGTGGCGCCGCGCCGCCAGGGCGGCCTGCACCACCATGGAGACCAGCCCGAGCGCGTCCACGCCGACCAGCTGTGCCACGCTGGAGGCCTGCCCCAGGGCGCCCCACAGGCGGCTCGAGGAGCTGTCCCACGGCGTCGCCATGCTCGCTGCCTCCCGTTTCTGCGCGCTGCGGCCTCTCCTGCCCCAGGCGACCGGGCTTTGTTGTTGCCGCCATTGACGGGCAAGGGCTCGACAGGTGTGTGTTGGTGAGCTTGTGTTTGACGGAGACTTTGACTAAGCGTGGACGCGTGATAGTAATATTATGCGAGTGGCCTCTTTGATTCAAATTCAAAGCATTTTAATACTCGTAGAATTCTTACTAAGAGCGTCTTCAAGGACAAAGTGTCTTCTCCATATAGTATTCCGCAAGGCGTTTTGGAGCTCAGCATCTATGGAGGCTGAAATTTTCGAGAAAAAAAATCAATATTCAAACTTCTTAGCTTTTCAAGGACAAGTATACAGGGATGTGATGTATAAGTGTGTAAATTTTCAGGATGAAATATCTTGAAATGTGAGTTGTGCAAAAAAAGTCATGGATTTTGAGGATGAACAGTGCATGTACATAACCGTTGTTATCATCATCATTGCAGCAATCCCTCTCCAAGTTACTTAAACTTGTAGTCAGTGTATCGCATCCGGCACTATTGTAGGACATATTATCAATCAGTCGATTATCTTTATATTGTCTTCAATTAGTTTGTCTTTGCTATCTGATCGTTATGTGTGAGTAGTTCGGTAAGACAATGGGTTGAGGCAATGCCTTGCAACCCATGTATTCGTGCAAAGGATCATTGGAATGACTTTGTATGTTTGATGTTATTTGCGTGTCCGATTGCAATGTAATGTAGTTTCCTCTTGTCTTATTTTCGATCTAAGACCCCACAGGTACCTAGGATCCCCTAGATCAATCCAGGAGGAGGTAAGGAGCGAGAAGGATGCGAAACGCTAACCCAAACATCAGTGAGAGAAAGGGCTAGTACCGTAGCAAGAAACTAGTCCTTGTGGACGAATGAGGTGTAGTTATTAAACCGCCAATGCTTTTGTCTGGATGTTTATTCTTAGTAACCGAGGTAATCCCGCGAGACGGTAAGGGGCCACAGTTAGACAACTGACTCTTGATGCAGGTCGCGCATCGATCAAGACGTGCTTCGtacacccccccccccttgcgGCATCCTCGTGTGGGAAGCACGTCATAGCAGTTGTCTTATAAAGCACAAATTAATATCATTAAGATCTCGAGCACAAATATAAGGTTGTGAGAGTAAGGCCCCATATCCATGCATGTTTTAATACTAGTGTTTACATCCTTAAGGTTGTTAAAGGTCCGGCTGAAAAACTAGAATTTAATTCATTAGCAAGAACTTTAGATCTCCCGTGGTTTTAAGCAATTCTCCTAGCCAAGGCTCCATCAGCTCAGTTTATAGCATGGCTTCTTTGCTTGAGGTCACCTTATGCTATGGACTTCTGGCAACCGAAAATAATGTTGAGGTTCGGGGAAGTTGGATTCTAGTTGGTTGGCACAATGGCTGAGACACTTGCTATAGCTTGATCTTGTTCGTACAGGTTGTGCTTTTGCCCACTTGGGTTGATCTCGGGGAGGCTTGGAGCAACATCTGATGAAACCTCCATGGTGGTAGGACTTAGTCTAGGACTTGGTGGATTATCTCTTCAGTGTTACATGCTTCATCAGCACTCGGTTCGTGCACCTCCGGCTCGGATTGCAAATTTGTCGTGGGAGCATCGGGATTCTCCTTCTCTGCGGCCATAACATCTATGATCTTGTC belongs to Triticum urartu cultivar G1812 chromosome 7, Tu2.1, whole genome shotgun sequence and includes:
- the LOC125521607 gene encoding putative cysteine-rich receptor-like protein kinase 23 isoform X1 translates to MATPWDSSSSRLWGALGQASSVAQLVGVDALGLVSMVVQAALAARRHRDACVRLAQHVELVGGLLGELELDELMRREATRRPLEQLGAALRRCYALATACQDCGYLRRLLLGGRMADELCAAQHEIDMFIRLIPLIALVDNSTNTRRAMQVEEGVLSVVTDSSNHHIRFPARDLEFTKIRVQGATELRNVQEQPFVGKVDLQEQKISNVEELMELCAHIEATCMGFSKFNFFQIMDGTGNFSEKAIIGRGGFATVYKCELSDGVTVAIKRAHEYATLGSELQLAKLQHTNLIRLLGWCIHEKERILVYEFMHNGSLDRHIYDRTKGPLLDWSKRLKIIKGLIEGLVYMHKGSMLWIVNRDLKPNNILLDYNMNPRIADFGSARALSSDVAEEHTNMVVGTCGYKAPEYASRGVYSVKTDVFSFGVLVLAIISGRKNTILEKQGDTVGDLVRYAWHMCKDQRLHELVDPSLGNGYEIAEITRCAQMALLCAQEDPADRPTMTDVATMLNFESMSLSMEPKQPTVLSKVSDGESTASTYMGQSSRTIDITITSSAPMSTRVRIILNPEV
- the LOC125521607 gene encoding putative cysteine-rich receptor-like protein kinase 23 isoform X2; the encoded protein is MATPWDSSSSRLWGALGQASSVAQLVGVDALGLVSMVVQAALAARRHRDACVRLAQHVELVGGLLGELELDELMRREATRRPLEQLGAALRRCYALATACQDCGYLRRLLLGGRMADELCAAQHEIDMFIRLIPLIALVDNSTNTRRAMVEEGVLSVVTDSSNHHIRFPARDLEFTKIRVQGATELRNVQEQPFVGKVDLQEQKISNVEELMELCAHIEATCMGFSKFNFFQIMDGTGNFSEKAIIGRGGFATVYKCELSDGVTVAIKRAHEYATLGSELQLAKLQHTNLIRLLGWCIHEKERILVYEFMHNGSLDRHIYDRTKGPLLDWSKRLKIIKGLIEGLVYMHKGSMLWIVNRDLKPNNILLDYNMNPRIADFGSARALSSDVAEEHTNMVVGTCGYKAPEYASRGVYSVKTDVFSFGVLVLAIISGRKNTILEKQGDTVGDLVRYAWHMCKDQRLHELVDPSLGNGYEIAEITRCAQMALLCAQEDPADRPTMTDVATMLNFESMSLSMEPKQPTVLSKVSDGESTASTYMGQSSRTIDITITSSAPMSTRVRIILNPEV